The following proteins are co-located in the uncultured Propionivibrio sp. genome:
- the carA gene encoding glutamine-hydrolyzing carbamoyl-phosphate synthase small subunit has product MSLLPSLPPAILVLADGTIFRGYAIGAAGSTSGEVVFNTAMTGYQEILTDPSYCRQIVTLTYPHIGNVGCNDEDFESRANYAAGLVIRDLPLRAESWRLQQTLPDYLKKHGIVAIAGIDTRKLTRILREKGAQAGCILAGAPSETLDEARALAEARAFPGLAGMDLAKVVSVDTPYEWNAGTWTLKGYVDGAAPNYHVVAFDYGVKRNILRMLAERGCKVTVVPAQTPATEVLKYNPDGIFLSNGPGDPEPCDYAIAAIRELLAKGIPTYGICLGHQLLALASGAKTVKMKFGHHGANHPVKDLDTQQVMITSQNHGFAVDAETLPANVRPTHVSLFDGSLQGLARTDVPAFSFQGHPEASPGPHDVAYLFDRFIKLMQDKKAEGK; this is encoded by the coding sequence GTGTCGTTGTTACCCTCTCTTCCGCCCGCGATTCTTGTGCTGGCCGACGGAACCATCTTCCGCGGCTACGCAATCGGTGCCGCCGGTTCGACCAGCGGCGAAGTCGTGTTCAATACGGCCATGACCGGTTATCAGGAAATCCTGACCGATCCGTCCTATTGCCGCCAGATCGTCACGCTGACCTATCCGCATATCGGTAATGTCGGCTGCAACGACGAGGATTTCGAGTCGCGCGCCAACTATGCCGCCGGTCTCGTTATCCGTGATCTGCCGCTGCGCGCCGAAAGCTGGCGTCTGCAGCAGACGCTGCCGGATTACCTGAAGAAACACGGCATCGTCGCCATCGCTGGCATCGACACGCGCAAGCTGACGCGGATCCTGCGTGAGAAAGGGGCGCAAGCCGGCTGCATCCTTGCCGGGGCGCCGTCGGAAACGCTCGACGAAGCGCGCGCGCTGGCGGAAGCCCGTGCCTTCCCGGGGCTGGCGGGCATGGACCTCGCGAAAGTGGTCTCGGTCGACACGCCCTACGAATGGAACGCGGGCACCTGGACGCTCAAGGGCTACGTCGATGGCGCGGCGCCGAACTACCATGTCGTCGCCTTCGACTACGGCGTCAAGCGTAACATCCTGCGCATGCTCGCCGAGCGCGGTTGCAAGGTGACCGTGGTGCCGGCGCAGACGCCGGCTACCGAGGTGCTCAAATATAATCCGGACGGGATTTTCCTGTCGAACGGCCCGGGCGATCCCGAGCCTTGCGATTACGCGATCGCGGCGATCCGCGAGTTGCTGGCCAAGGGCATTCCGACCTACGGCATCTGTCTCGGTCACCAGTTGCTGGCGCTGGCGTCCGGTGCCAAGACGGTGAAAATGAAGTTTGGTCACCATGGCGCCAACCATCCGGTCAAGGACCTCGATACGCAACAGGTGATGATCACCAGCCAGAACCACGGCTTCGCAGTCGATGCCGAGACGCTGCCGGCGAATGTCCGGCCGACGCATGTGTCGTTGTTCGACGGCTCGCTGCAGGGCCTCGCGCGCACGGACGTGCCGGCCTTCTCGTTCCAGGGACACCCGGAAGCGAGTCCGGGGCCGCACGACGTCGCCTATCTCTTTGACCGTTTCATTAAGCTCATGCAAGACAAGAAGGCCGAGGGAAAGTAA
- the dapB gene encoding 4-hydroxy-tetrahydrodipicolinate reductase, which translates to MSGVRIAVVGAGGRMGRMLIESTLKDGEAVLVAAVDQAGTPSIGKNAGELVGLSCEVVVTADVEAAIAAADCLIDFTRPQGTLAHLALCRKHKTAMVIGTTGIEDEGKRQIAEAAKDIPVVFSSNMSVGANTVFKVLDIASRILSQGYDIEIVEAHHRLKVDAPSGTALRMGEVVANALGRNLKECAIYGREGVTGERDPSTIGFATVRGGDIVGDHTVMYCGIGERVEISHKAGSRMPYALGALRAARFLAGKERGLFDMQDVLGLR; encoded by the coding sequence ATGAGCGGAGTCAGGATTGCAGTGGTCGGAGCCGGTGGGCGCATGGGGCGCATGCTGATCGAGTCGACGCTCAAGGATGGGGAAGCGGTGCTTGTCGCCGCGGTCGATCAGGCGGGAACGCCGTCGATCGGCAAGAATGCCGGCGAACTCGTTGGCTTGTCGTGCGAGGTGGTCGTCACGGCGGATGTCGAGGCCGCGATCGCTGCCGCCGATTGCCTGATCGACTTCACGCGCCCGCAGGGAACGCTCGCGCACCTGGCGCTCTGCCGCAAGCACAAGACGGCGATGGTGATCGGCACGACCGGCATCGAGGACGAAGGCAAGCGCCAGATCGCCGAGGCGGCGAAGGATATCCCCGTGGTGTTCTCGTCGAACATGAGCGTCGGCGCGAATACGGTATTCAAGGTGCTCGACATCGCCTCGCGCATTCTTTCGCAGGGCTACGACATCGAGATTGTCGAGGCGCACCATCGACTCAAGGTCGATGCGCCGTCAGGGACCGCGTTGCGCATGGGCGAAGTCGTCGCCAATGCGCTCGGCCGCAATCTCAAGGAATGTGCGATCTACGGCCGCGAAGGCGTGACCGGCGAGCGCGACCCGTCGACGATCGGCTTCGCCACGGTGCGCGGCGGCGATATCGTCGGCGATCACACTGTCATGTACTGCGGTATCGGTGAACGCGTCGAGATCAGTCACAAGGCCGGCAGCCGTATGCCGTATGCGCTCGGCGCCTTGCGCGCGGCGCGTTTCCTGGCCGGCAAGGAGCGCGGGTTGTTCGACATGCAGGACGTGCTCGGCCTGCGCTAA
- a CDS encoding outer membrane protein assembly factor BamE, which produces MNFLRLATMALLFSAIAACTSVPRFVNEYKIDIQQGNVLTQDMVSQLRPGLTKDQVRFILGTPVLSDMFHASRWEYYYSLRKGNSGDIERRKFSVFFDADGKLVRVAGDVSAATASDAVRPGNSMQELDLGSVGADVKAPPQQKERGFFGRILEKVGL; this is translated from the coding sequence ATGAATTTTCTCAGACTTGCCACGATGGCCCTGCTGTTCAGTGCGATCGCCGCCTGTACTTCGGTACCGCGTTTCGTCAACGAATACAAGATTGATATCCAGCAGGGCAACGTCCTGACGCAGGATATGGTGTCGCAGTTACGTCCCGGGCTGACCAAGGATCAGGTTCGCTTCATCCTCGGGACGCCGGTTCTGTCCGACATGTTCCACGCCAGTCGTTGGGAGTATTACTACAGCCTGAGGAAGGGCAATTCGGGCGATATCGAGAGACGCAAGTTCTCGGTCTTCTTCGACGCCGATGGCAAGTTGGTGCGGGTGGCCGGAGACGTTTCCGCGGCAACGGCGAGCGATGCGGTCCGGCCGGGTAACTCGATGCAGGAGCTCGATCTCGGTTCGGTCGGGGCGGATGTCAAGGCGCCGCCGCAACAGAAGGAGCGCGGCTTTTTTGGACGAATTCTGGAAAAAGTGGGGTTGTGA
- a CDS encoding putative metalloprotease CJM1_0395 family protein: MMIGGVSTNSASAKFQYGVLARTDAQTWAQEVAVTVASSRVKAQPQETLTAEQQREIEALKQTDARVHRHEQAHIAVGGELIRGGASYSYTIGPDQKRYAVAGEVSIDTTPAKTPEETIPKAQHIRATALAPADPSPQDRGVASIATQMEAKARGEVQAQQSQASSSSGSAPSASSGSAANSVVFYRAVQQSATQTSIGSTLDLFA, from the coding sequence ATGATGATCGGCGGCGTTTCAACGAACTCTGCTTCGGCGAAGTTTCAGTACGGTGTGCTTGCGCGTACCGATGCGCAGACGTGGGCGCAGGAAGTCGCCGTCACCGTCGCGTCGAGTCGGGTAAAGGCGCAGCCGCAGGAAACGTTGACTGCGGAGCAGCAACGCGAAATCGAGGCGCTCAAGCAAACCGATGCGCGTGTACATCGCCACGAACAAGCCCATATTGCTGTCGGCGGCGAACTTATTCGCGGCGGCGCAAGTTATTCCTATACGATCGGGCCAGACCAGAAGCGCTATGCCGTTGCGGGGGAAGTGTCGATCGACACCACGCCGGCCAAGACGCCCGAGGAAACGATTCCAAAGGCGCAGCACATCCGGGCGACGGCGCTGGCCCCGGCCGATCCTTCGCCGCAGGATCGCGGCGTGGCCAGTATCGCCACCCAGATGGAGGCCAAGGCGCGCGGCGAAGTGCAGGCGCAGCAGTCCCAGGCGTCCTCGTCGTCCGGGTCGGCGCCGTCAGCTTCGTCCGGATCAGCCGCGAACTCTGTCGTGTTCTACCGTGCCGTGCAGCAGTCCGCGACGCAAACCAGTATCGGTTCGACGCTCGATCTCTTCGCCTGA
- a CDS encoding transglycosylase SLT domain-containing protein, producing MTPRSRFLKALTTLILCIALGVITGCASVPPSGALPDAGVTPTPGEAAKRSEAKPRTRPSSAAATAMPLQTYEIATEPVAMPTVDLTAEPDDILQRIRNGFSMPDINNDLVLSHQQWYLNRPDYLRRMVERSSPFLHHIVEEIEKRGMPMELALLPMVESAYNPSAYSRAKASGLWQFIPATGKRYKLDQNWWKDERRDIVASTAAALEYLQSIYEMHGDWHLALASYNWGEGAVAKAVNKNRALDLPTDYLSLTMPRETQNYVPKLQALKNIFSNPTLLSELGIPQIPNRPYFATISKSANIDVKVAAQLAGMPVQEFLALNPAHNRAVIVSDSPMVIPAEKVDDFVSNLEAHEENNKPLSAWQSYTLRPGDRLESVAPRFGMSVANLKAANGIKGRIRVTPGLTLLVARHGGADMTPLPGQPRLPEADPGPAVRRHTVAKGETLPGIARRYDVSLAELRRLNHLKTDTVSVGTRLLLASAAKPATRSDKPVSKSPAKPAPRAAAAKPVATPAKAAPKPAPAPAKKPAAKK from the coding sequence ATGACGCCACGCTCTCGTTTCCTGAAGGCACTGACGACCCTGATCCTGTGCATCGCACTAGGTGTGATCACGGGGTGCGCCAGCGTACCGCCTTCCGGCGCACTGCCCGACGCGGGCGTTACTCCGACGCCAGGTGAAGCGGCGAAACGAAGCGAGGCGAAGCCCCGGACCAGGCCGTCTTCCGCCGCCGCCACCGCGATGCCGCTCCAGACCTACGAGATCGCGACCGAACCGGTCGCGATGCCGACAGTCGATCTGACAGCCGAACCGGACGACATCCTGCAGAGAATCCGCAACGGATTCTCCATGCCGGACATCAACAACGACCTCGTGCTGTCGCATCAGCAGTGGTATCTGAACCGCCCGGACTACCTGCGTCGCATGGTCGAGCGCAGCAGCCCCTTCCTGCATCACATCGTCGAGGAAATCGAGAAGCGCGGCATGCCGATGGAACTGGCGCTGCTGCCGATGGTGGAGAGCGCGTACAACCCGTCGGCTTACTCGCGCGCCAAGGCTTCGGGCCTGTGGCAGTTCATTCCGGCCACCGGCAAACGCTACAAGCTGGACCAGAACTGGTGGAAAGACGAGCGACGCGACATCGTCGCCTCGACAGCGGCAGCGCTCGAATACCTGCAGTCGATCTACGAGATGCACGGCGACTGGCATCTGGCGCTGGCTTCCTACAACTGGGGCGAAGGCGCCGTCGCCAAGGCCGTCAACAAGAACCGCGCGCTCGACCTGCCGACCGACTACCTCAGCCTGACGATGCCACGCGAGACGCAAAACTACGTCCCCAAACTGCAGGCGCTCAAGAACATCTTCAGCAACCCGACGCTGCTCAGCGAACTCGGCATCCCGCAGATTCCCAACCGCCCCTATTTCGCAACGATCAGCAAGTCGGCCAATATCGACGTCAAGGTCGCCGCCCAACTGGCCGGCATGCCGGTACAAGAATTCCTCGCGCTGAACCCGGCGCACAACCGCGCCGTCATCGTCTCCGACAGCCCGATGGTCATCCCGGCCGAGAAGGTCGACGATTTCGTCAGCAATCTTGAAGCGCACGAGGAAAACAACAAGCCCTTGTCGGCCTGGCAGTCCTACACGCTGCGACCCGGCGACCGGCTCGAATCGGTGGCGCCGCGCTTCGGCATGTCGGTCGCCAACCTCAAGGCGGCCAATGGCATCAAGGGACGCATCCGGGTGACACCGGGGCTCACCCTGCTGGTCGCCCGACACGGCGGCGCCGACATGACACCGCTGCCGGGACAGCCGCGCCTGCCCGAAGCCGACCCCGGACCGGCGGTACGCCGGCACACCGTCGCCAAGGGCGAGACGCTGCCCGGCATCGCCCGGCGTTACGACGTTTCGCTCGCCGAACTGCGTCGTCTCAACCACCTCAAGACCGACACGGTCAGTGTCGGCACCCGCCTGCTGCTGGCCTCGGCAGCAAAGCCGGCGACGCGAAGCGACAAGCCGGTCAGCAAATCCCCGGCCAAACCAGCGCCCCGCGCTGCCGCCGCAAAGCCCGTCGCCACACCGGCCAAGGCTGCGCCGAAACCGGCGCCTGCCCCGGCCAAAAAGCCCGCCGCCAAGAAATAG
- a CDS encoding trypsin-like peptidase domain-containing protein, translated as MMPLHRFRQRALLAAAALFLIAAGAAAQGNAAAPRPVTPRGELTSDERSTIDLFERSRESVVFITTRSQVRDFWTRNVYSVPRGTGSGFIWDEAGHVITNFHVIENASEAIVKLADGREFKASLVGASRAHDLAVLRIGVAARRPAPVPIGTSHDLRVGQKVLAIGNPFGLDWTLTTGIVSALDRSLSGDDGYTINHLIQTDAAINPGNSGGPLLDSAGRLIGVNTAIYSPSGSSAGIGFAVPVDTVNRVVPQLIRSGKYTRPSLGVELDEDLNRRLSRLLEVSGVVVLRVGTGTPAANAGLKGLTILRNGDVTAGDIITAVEGKPVDSVGKLLARLDDFRVGDTVRISVLRNGKTIELRLALQAGT; from the coding sequence ATGATGCCACTTCACAGGTTCCGGCAGCGTGCCCTGCTCGCGGCGGCCGCGCTGTTCCTGATCGCTGCCGGCGCCGCCGCCCAAGGCAATGCCGCCGCGCCGCGGCCCGTCACCCCGCGCGGCGAACTGACCAGCGACGAGCGATCGACGATCGACCTGTTCGAGCGCTCGCGCGAGTCGGTCGTGTTCATCACCACGCGATCGCAGGTCCGGGACTTCTGGACGCGCAACGTCTACTCGGTCCCGCGCGGCACCGGCTCTGGCTTCATCTGGGACGAAGCCGGCCACGTCATCACCAACTTCCACGTCATCGAAAACGCCAGCGAAGCGATCGTCAAGCTGGCCGACGGCCGCGAATTCAAGGCTTCGCTCGTCGGCGCCTCGCGTGCGCACGATCTCGCCGTGCTGCGCATCGGCGTCGCCGCGCGCCGGCCGGCACCGGTCCCGATCGGCACCAGCCACGACCTGCGCGTTGGCCAGAAGGTGCTGGCGATCGGCAACCCCTTCGGCCTTGACTGGACGCTGACGACCGGCATCGTCTCCGCCCTCGACCGCTCCCTGAGCGGCGACGACGGCTATACCATCAATCATCTGATCCAGACCGACGCGGCGATCAACCCCGGCAATTCGGGCGGCCCGCTGCTCGACTCGGCCGGGCGCCTGATCGGCGTCAATACCGCCATCTACAGCCCCAGCGGCAGCAGCGCCGGCATCGGTTTCGCGGTGCCGGTCGACACCGTCAATCGCGTCGTACCGCAGCTCATCCGGTCGGGAAAATACACGCGCCCCAGCCTCGGCGTCGAACTCGACGAAGACCTCAACCGTCGCCTGTCACGGCTGCTCGAAGTCTCCGGCGTCGTTGTCCTGCGCGTCGGCACTGGCACACCGGCTGCCAATGCCGGACTGAAGGGACTGACGATCCTGCGCAACGGTGACGTCACCGCCGGCGACATCATCACGGCGGTCGAAGGGAAACCGGTCGACAGCGTCGGCAAGCTGCTCGCCCGCCTCGACGATTTCCGCGTCGGCGACACGGTCAGAATCAGCGTGCTGCGCAACGGCAAGACGATCGAACTGCGCCTCGCGCTGCAGGCCGGCACCTGA
- a CDS encoding bacteriohemerythrin: MFAKMKLSARMYLPALLGAAGLILIYVFALMALRHCIVEGKKDKIKNLVEYAHTQFEYYDGLAKSGALTLEEAQTQAKESLRKARFDKTEYFWLNDLQPRNIMHPIRPQLEGKDQSDNKDPSGKPIYLEFVKAAKAGTGFVDYVGIKPETKVPEAKVSYVKLFEPWGWVIGTGVYVDDMNADFKGEAIRLGIVVFVTTLILIVVGRLVRRSIVDEFGGEPRDAMRIARQMAQGDLTGEFILQPGDRSSLLFVLSQMQANLRELLQAIEKNTLDVRGSLETLSSEANQINMATQLQSSVVKGTRDGVLELSSSVTTVTSLANETEVGSQEVARRSKEGAALAGKVSSEMQSIAAMVRQSSEQVLHLVERMQEISKMSIVIKEIADQTNLLALNAAIEAARAGEQGRGFAVVADEVRKLAERTTASTVEISQVMQTIETETALAVKGMNDAAPVIASGVEQSDVAARTLQDIEAYAMASLDKMQQLVASTDTQARRISEIVEQMDHVSQSTSQADEAIRQSHETSRVLERDANELFQMTRRFKLGEHAVGAARRQNTSVKPLIEWSPALAVGYAEIDTQHQRLVEIANELNSAMHSGAGAEASGRVLNELVDYTVQHFGYEEGEMRKHRYPQSDAHKEAHRKLVEEVSAFKEKFDSGKAAISIELMAFIRDWLLNHILKVDKELAGYLSRRTGG; this comes from the coding sequence AGCGTTGCTGGGGGCTGCGGGTTTGATCCTGATTTACGTCTTTGCGCTGATGGCGCTCAGACATTGCATCGTCGAGGGGAAAAAAGACAAGATCAAGAACCTGGTCGAGTACGCGCATACTCAGTTTGAATACTACGACGGGCTGGCGAAATCCGGCGCGCTGACGCTCGAAGAAGCCCAGACGCAGGCGAAGGAAAGCCTGCGCAAGGCGCGTTTCGACAAGACCGAATATTTCTGGCTGAACGATCTGCAGCCGCGCAACATCATGCACCCGATCCGGCCGCAGCTCGAAGGCAAGGATCAGAGCGACAACAAGGATCCGTCGGGCAAGCCGATCTATCTCGAATTCGTCAAGGCGGCCAAGGCCGGCACCGGTTTCGTCGATTACGTCGGCATCAAGCCGGAAACCAAGGTGCCTGAAGCGAAGGTTTCCTACGTCAAGCTGTTCGAACCCTGGGGCTGGGTGATCGGCACCGGCGTCTATGTCGACGACATGAATGCCGACTTCAAGGGGGAGGCGATCCGGCTCGGCATCGTCGTGTTCGTCACGACCCTGATCCTGATCGTCGTCGGACGCCTCGTGCGCCGCAGCATCGTCGATGAGTTCGGCGGCGAGCCGCGCGATGCGATGCGTATCGCCCGGCAAATGGCGCAGGGCGACCTGACGGGCGAATTCATCCTGCAACCCGGTGACCGCTCGAGCCTGCTGTTCGTGCTGTCGCAGATGCAGGCGAATCTGCGCGAACTGCTGCAGGCGATCGAGAAGAATACGCTCGACGTGCGCGGCAGCCTGGAGACGCTGTCGTCCGAGGCCAATCAGATCAACATGGCGACGCAACTCCAGTCGTCGGTGGTCAAGGGTACGCGTGACGGTGTGCTCGAACTGTCGTCCAGCGTGACGACGGTCACCAGCCTCGCCAACGAAACCGAGGTCGGCTCGCAGGAAGTGGCTCGGCGCTCGAAGGAAGGCGCGGCGTTGGCCGGCAAGGTCTCGTCCGAGATGCAGAGTATCGCTGCGATGGTGCGCCAGTCATCGGAGCAGGTGCTACATCTGGTCGAGCGCATGCAGGAAATCAGCAAGATGTCGATTGTCATCAAGGAGATCGCCGACCAGACCAACCTGCTCGCGCTCAACGCCGCGATCGAGGCGGCGCGGGCCGGCGAACAGGGCCGCGGATTCGCGGTGGTGGCCGACGAAGTGCGCAAGCTGGCCGAGCGGACGACGGCCAGCACGGTCGAAATCAGCCAGGTGATGCAGACGATCGAGACCGAGACGGCGCTGGCCGTCAAGGGCATGAACGACGCAGCGCCGGTCATCGCCTCGGGCGTCGAGCAGTCGGATGTCGCCGCGCGTACCCTGCAGGATATCGAGGCCTACGCCATGGCCTCGCTCGACAAGATGCAGCAGTTGGTGGCGTCGACCGACACGCAGGCGCGCCGCATTTCCGAAATCGTCGAGCAGATGGACCATGTGTCGCAATCGACGAGTCAGGCGGATGAGGCGATCCGCCAGTCGCACGAAACCTCGCGCGTGCTCGAACGCGATGCCAACGAACTGTTCCAGATGACGCGGCGTTTCAAGCTCGGTGAGCATGCGGTCGGGGCGGCGCGGCGTCAGAACACTTCAGTGAAGCCGTTGATCGAGTGGTCGCCGGCGCTGGCGGTGGGTTATGCCGAAATTGATACGCAGCACCAGCGCCTGGTCGAGATCGCCAATGAGCTCAATTCGGCGATGCACAGCGGTGCCGGGGCGGAGGCGTCGGGACGCGTGCTCAACGAACTCGTCGACTATACCGTCCAGCACTTCGGCTACGAGGAAGGCGAAATGCGCAAGCACCGCTATCCGCAGAGCGATGCGCACAAGGAAGCACATCGCAAGCTGGTCGAGGAAGTCAGCGCCTTCAAGGAGAAGTTCGACAGCGGCAAAGCGGCGATCAGCATCGAACTGATGGCCTTCATCCGCGACTGGCTGCTCAACCACATCCTCAAGGTCGACAAGGAGCTTGCCGGCTACCTGTCGCGTCGGACCGGCGGCTGA